The proteins below come from a single Mustela nigripes isolate SB6536 chromosome 14, MUSNIG.SB6536, whole genome shotgun sequence genomic window:
- the CPT2 gene encoding carnitine O-palmitoyltransferase 2, mitochondrial isoform X1, translating into MVARLLLLRAWPRGPAVGPGSLCRPLSSGSGSREYLQRSIVPTMHFQDSLPRLPIPKLEDTMKRYLCAQKPLLDDDQFRKTEQHCKSFENGIGKELHKQLVAQDKRNRHTSYISDPWFDMYLTARDSIVLNFNPFVAFNPDPKSEYNDQLTRATNMTISAVRFLKTLRAGLLEPEVFHLNPAKSDTDTFKRLIRFVPSSLSWYGAYLVNAYPLDMSQYFRLFNSTRLPRRTRDELVTDEKARHVLVLRKGHFYVFDVLDHDGNIVSASEIQAHLKYILSDNSPAPEFPLAYLTTENRDVWAELRQKLVSEGNEETLRKVDSAVFCLCLDDFPIEGLVHLSHSMLHGDGTNRWYDKSFNLIIAKDGTAALHFEHAWGDGVAVLRFLNEVFKDSTQAPAISPQNQPARTDSSAAVQKLTFKLSDALKTGISTAKERFDAIVKTLTIDFIQFQRGGKEFLKKQRLSPDSVAQLAFQMAFLRQYGQTVATYESCSTAAFKHGRTETIRPASIFTKRCSEAFVREPSQHSVGELQQMMAECSKYHGQLTREAAMGQGFDRHLFALRYLAATKGTALPELYLDPAYGQINHNILSTSTLSSPAVNVGGFAPVVPDGFGIGYAVHDNWIGCNVSSYPGRNAREFLQCVEKALEDIFDVIDGKCIKT; encoded by the exons ATGGTGGCCCGCCTGCTGCTGCTGCGCGCCTGGCCTCGGGGCCCTGCAGTTGGCCCGGGATCCCTGTGTCGGCCCCTTAGCTCAGGCTCGGGGTCCCGCGAGTACCTGCAGCGCAGCATCGTGCCCACTATGCACTTCCAGGACAGCCTGCCCAG GCTGCCTATTCCCAAGCTTGAAGACACCATGAAGAGATACCTCTGTGCGCAGAAGCCTCTCTTAGATGATGACCAGTTCAG GAAAACAGAACAGCATTGCAAGAGTTTTGAGAACGGGATTGGGAAGGAGCTGCACAAGCAGCTGGTTGCTCAGGACAAGCGGAATAGACACACGAGCTACATTTCTG acCCCTGGTTTGATATGTACCTAACTGCTCGAGACTCTATCGTCTTGAACTTCAATCCATTCGTGGCATTCAACCCTGACCCAAAGTCTGAGTATAATGACCAGCTCACCAGGGCCACAAACATGACTATTTCTGCTGTCCGGTTTCTGAAGACTCTGCGGGCTGGTCTTTTGGAGCCAGAGGTTTTCCATTTGAACCCTGCCAAAAGTGACACTGATACCTTCAAGAGACTCATACGCTTTGTGCCTTCCTCCCTGTCCTGGTATGGGGCCTACCTGGTTAATGCATATCCCCTGGATATGTCCCAGTATTTTCGGCTTTTCAATTCAACTCGTTTACCCAGACGCACTCGGGATGAACTTGTCACTGATGAGAAGGCCAGGCATGTCCTGGTCCTAAGAAAAGGACATTTCTATGTTTTTGATGTCCTGGATCACGATGGAAACATCGTGAGTGCCTCGGAAATCCAGGCTCACCTGAAGTACATTCTCTCAGACAACAGCCCGGCCCCCGAGTTTCCGCTGGCGTATCTGACTACTGAGAACCGAGACGTGTGGGCAGAGCTCAGGCAGAAGCTGGTGAGTGAGGGCAATGAGGAGACGCTGAGGAAAGTGGACTCTGCTGTGTTCTGTCTCTGCCTGGATGACTTCCCCATCGAGGGCCTTGTCCACTTGTCTCACAGCATGCTACACGGCGACGGCACCAACCGCTGGTATGATAAGTCCTTTAACCTCATTATAGCCAAGGATGGCACTGCCGCCTTGCACTTCGAGCATGCTTGGGGCGACGGGGTGGCAGTGCTGAGGTTTTTGAATGAAGTGTTTAAAGACAGCACTCAGGCCCCTGCCATCAGCCCACAGAATCAGCCAGCCCGCACTGACTCCTCTGCGGCCGTGCAGAAACTTACCTTCAAGCTGAGTGATGCCCTCAAGACTGGCATCAGCACTGCGAAGGAGAGGTTTGATGCCATTGTGAAGACCCTCACCATTGACTTCATCCAGTTTCAGAGAGGGGGCAAGGAGTTCTTAAAGAAGCAGAGGCTGAGTCCTGACTCGGTAGCCCAGCTGGCCTTCCAGATGGCCTTCCTGCGGCAGTATGGGCAGACCGTGGCCACCTATGAGTCCTGCAGCACCGCAGCCTTCAAGCACGGCCGCACCGAGACCATTAGGCCAGCCTCCATCTTCACGAAGAGGTGTTCCGAGGCCTTTGTCAGGGAGCCCTCCCAACACAGCGTTGGCGAGCTTCAGCAGATGATGGCTGAGTGCTCCAAGTATCATGGCCAGCTGACCAGAGAAGCCGCCATgg GCCAGGGCTTTGACCGACACTTATTTGCTCTGCGGTACCTGGCAGCAACCAAGGGGACTGCTCTGCCTGAGCTCTACCTGGACCCGGCATATGGGCAGATAAACCACAACATCTTGTCCACGAGCACCCTGAGCAGCCCAGCAGTGAACGTCGGTGGCTTTGCTCCTGTGGTCCCTGATGGCTTTGGCATTGGGTATGCTGTTCATGACAACTGGATAGGCTGCAACGTGTCCTCCTACCCAGGCCGCAATGCCCGGGAGTTTCTCCAATGTGTAGAGAAGGCCTTAGAAGACATATTTGATGTCATAGATGGCAAATGCATCAAAACTTAG
- the CPT2 gene encoding carnitine O-palmitoyltransferase 2, mitochondrial isoform X2, translating to MMTSSDPWFDMYLTARDSIVLNFNPFVAFNPDPKSEYNDQLTRATNMTISAVRFLKTLRAGLLEPEVFHLNPAKSDTDTFKRLIRFVPSSLSWYGAYLVNAYPLDMSQYFRLFNSTRLPRRTRDELVTDEKARHVLVLRKGHFYVFDVLDHDGNIVSASEIQAHLKYILSDNSPAPEFPLAYLTTENRDVWAELRQKLVSEGNEETLRKVDSAVFCLCLDDFPIEGLVHLSHSMLHGDGTNRWYDKSFNLIIAKDGTAALHFEHAWGDGVAVLRFLNEVFKDSTQAPAISPQNQPARTDSSAAVQKLTFKLSDALKTGISTAKERFDAIVKTLTIDFIQFQRGGKEFLKKQRLSPDSVAQLAFQMAFLRQYGQTVATYESCSTAAFKHGRTETIRPASIFTKRCSEAFVREPSQHSVGELQQMMAECSKYHGQLTREAAMGQGFDRHLFALRYLAATKGTALPELYLDPAYGQINHNILSTSTLSSPAVNVGGFAPVVPDGFGIGYAVHDNWIGCNVSSYPGRNAREFLQCVEKALEDIFDVIDGKCIKT from the exons ATGATGACCAGTTCAG acCCCTGGTTTGATATGTACCTAACTGCTCGAGACTCTATCGTCTTGAACTTCAATCCATTCGTGGCATTCAACCCTGACCCAAAGTCTGAGTATAATGACCAGCTCACCAGGGCCACAAACATGACTATTTCTGCTGTCCGGTTTCTGAAGACTCTGCGGGCTGGTCTTTTGGAGCCAGAGGTTTTCCATTTGAACCCTGCCAAAAGTGACACTGATACCTTCAAGAGACTCATACGCTTTGTGCCTTCCTCCCTGTCCTGGTATGGGGCCTACCTGGTTAATGCATATCCCCTGGATATGTCCCAGTATTTTCGGCTTTTCAATTCAACTCGTTTACCCAGACGCACTCGGGATGAACTTGTCACTGATGAGAAGGCCAGGCATGTCCTGGTCCTAAGAAAAGGACATTTCTATGTTTTTGATGTCCTGGATCACGATGGAAACATCGTGAGTGCCTCGGAAATCCAGGCTCACCTGAAGTACATTCTCTCAGACAACAGCCCGGCCCCCGAGTTTCCGCTGGCGTATCTGACTACTGAGAACCGAGACGTGTGGGCAGAGCTCAGGCAGAAGCTGGTGAGTGAGGGCAATGAGGAGACGCTGAGGAAAGTGGACTCTGCTGTGTTCTGTCTCTGCCTGGATGACTTCCCCATCGAGGGCCTTGTCCACTTGTCTCACAGCATGCTACACGGCGACGGCACCAACCGCTGGTATGATAAGTCCTTTAACCTCATTATAGCCAAGGATGGCACTGCCGCCTTGCACTTCGAGCATGCTTGGGGCGACGGGGTGGCAGTGCTGAGGTTTTTGAATGAAGTGTTTAAAGACAGCACTCAGGCCCCTGCCATCAGCCCACAGAATCAGCCAGCCCGCACTGACTCCTCTGCGGCCGTGCAGAAACTTACCTTCAAGCTGAGTGATGCCCTCAAGACTGGCATCAGCACTGCGAAGGAGAGGTTTGATGCCATTGTGAAGACCCTCACCATTGACTTCATCCAGTTTCAGAGAGGGGGCAAGGAGTTCTTAAAGAAGCAGAGGCTGAGTCCTGACTCGGTAGCCCAGCTGGCCTTCCAGATGGCCTTCCTGCGGCAGTATGGGCAGACCGTGGCCACCTATGAGTCCTGCAGCACCGCAGCCTTCAAGCACGGCCGCACCGAGACCATTAGGCCAGCCTCCATCTTCACGAAGAGGTGTTCCGAGGCCTTTGTCAGGGAGCCCTCCCAACACAGCGTTGGCGAGCTTCAGCAGATGATGGCTGAGTGCTCCAAGTATCATGGCCAGCTGACCAGAGAAGCCGCCATgg GCCAGGGCTTTGACCGACACTTATTTGCTCTGCGGTACCTGGCAGCAACCAAGGGGACTGCTCTGCCTGAGCTCTACCTGGACCCGGCATATGGGCAGATAAACCACAACATCTTGTCCACGAGCACCCTGAGCAGCCCAGCAGTGAACGTCGGTGGCTTTGCTCCTGTGGTCCCTGATGGCTTTGGCATTGGGTATGCTGTTCATGACAACTGGATAGGCTGCAACGTGTCCTCCTACCCAGGCCGCAATGCCCGGGAGTTTCTCCAATGTGTAGAGAAGGCCTTAGAAGACATATTTGATGTCATAGATGGCAAATGCATCAAAACTTAG